tgccatttttttattgacttcttgtacccggcagccccaaggtggtggctgtacttcttatttgctgcattcaccttggcctgttcggatttttcttgggtttcctctgatagtttgtattgtttgaactcctcccagtatggtttaacctgaggaagatcgtcccagttcggctccttatccttcttgatgtaattgatgtacaacttcttcttgaaagttgcaaaggcaagggccatctttttcaaggcacatttcttcacaagttcttggtcaactccttcaggaagagtgaacatatccttgagttctgcccatagcatttccttctgatgtgcaggcacggcgtgttgctgttcttcgggtttgctcgttttccatagtcttgtggtgatcggaattcttgcccgaacaataaccccacattggttgacaaattttgtgctagcagcctctggagcacatggacagccctctgcgtccacttctgtgacgacctgtcttccctccattttcttggttggccggcgtctcccttttgactggctcaacgaaatcgatgcggaggtcgactaaattaaagaaaagatatgttaatcgcaaaactaatctaacgaagtcaccatgcatatagttttaagattcgtactggaacatgctgctgttgattgggcggcggcgcaaagtcatcatcttcttcatcggcatctccagaaaTATTCAgaaacgaatcagctgtccgagcatcttcttcagcgattggttgggtggtgttggccctcgtatctttgtttattgcgtccaacatgtattgtttggcgacctcgtcatcaccgaaggggtccatccttaactaaaaccgtaaaaatgtgttagagtatgtgtccatccttaaatgaagaaggagaattcaattctttgaacgaatatgcgcgtttgagagagagagagagtgtgtgtgtatgttagagggacagagaaagagagagagagttagtgagtgtgtgtgtgtgtgttagtgagagtgAGAGTGtgtgttagggtgtgtttgtgtgtgtgttagagagagtgtgtgtgtgtgtgtgtgttagtgagtgtgtgtgtgtgtgtgtgtgttagtgggaatgtgtgtgtgtcgtggagcggggtcgaggaaccggggatgagggtcgaggtctagggttgagggtcgaggtctagagtcgagggacggggttgagagtcgagggacggggttgagagtcggggttgagggtcgagggacggcgaatgcatgagtgagttagagagcgaatacgaacgggttcgagctcgagaattaatttaaatcaatctaaattacaaatgcaatacatgtaatcaagaattgtacataaaattattactcgtcgtcgttactcgtcattactcgtcgttGTCATTACTCATtgtcgtcgtcattactcgtcgtcgtcattacaTTATACAGTGAAATACATGTCGTCGTCGTTTAAccattaaatacatgattaaataaaatctttgaatgacacaattctctctctaaattctcttcatttccttctatatatgaaataacttaattctagataatatcaaataatggcaaaaaaaaataatgacaaTATTTTAGGTATTTTGCCGCCAAAAGGATTGAATTCACCGAGTATCCCAGTGGTAACCCGAAATATTCTGTGCGCCACAGCCCGGTTTCGAAGCCCACGCCCACCCTTTAATTAAATTATAAATAATGGCAATATAtaataattaaatataaaaatatctctataattAAATTCTAGTCAATATATAATAATGGCAACACTATATCTACAACTAAATTAACACAGGTAGCACTGACATCTAACATGCACGAGTATTTTTCCTTCGAAGTTCTAGATGCAACAAAACTAACAAAgttcattttgtatttttaccatttttctgtgatttttcaTGCATTTTACAAAATCTCAGCCGAATTAAACAATTttggaaaacccaaaaccctaaacaggggctgacagctgggccccactgGTCGGTGAgaggcccagcccagccccagctcgcgcacgccatggcacggcggcggcggcgttccggccagcgcagggccgggcggcgggagtgcggcgcgcgcccgcggccagggAGGCAAGCTGGCTTcggggcgcgtggcggcggcgtgcagcccCGCATAGGGGCTGCCCGCGAtgtgcgtgcggcggcgggacgccaACCGTGGCGGTGCAGCTGCGCGTCCCGGCAATGCGGCACCGGAAAGAGAGGGGAAAGGGGTCAGAGAGGATGAGGATGGCGTGGGGAAGCTCACCACGAGCTCTATTCAGGTGGAGGTAGACCGGAGCGGCGTCGaggccatgggcggcggcgcctgtcGTACGCGGCGGTCGATGGGGCGTTGAGGCGTCGAGGGCACGCGCGGAGGTCGAGGTGGCGGGTCGAGGAgatgccgcggcggccggagcagatGGCGCGAGCGTCGTCGAGGCCGGTGGCGGAGTGAGGCGGCGAGGTGGACGATCGGAGGCCGGCGGCAATCGCGAGAGGAGGGGGgaatggaggaagaagggcCGGGGTTTAAATACCCTaagcctttggcaccgggtgataatttcaaccggtacctaagagctccttaggtaccggttgcagttccacccggtgccttagtgAAGCCTTAGGCACTGGTTGCAgtttcacccggtgccttaggtccAACGGGCGGGAATGAAATTtccctttggcaccgggtggagaagcaaaaccggtgccttagggttTTTGAAATTTGCTTTTGTATATTCCTGGCGGGATGAGATCTGAAATCCCTCGATAGCTCAATGGTAACTCTGTGTAAtttgtgcgccgccgccacggttcGAACCCGCACCCAACCCCTTTTTTTCGAATTGCTTGCCCTAGGTACCGTTTGATAATTCTAAACGGTACCTaagtctttcttttcttttctcatttCTCGTTTTCTAATAAATCTGTTAATTCACTAATAAATCTtttaattgtctaataaatctgttaattccctaataataataaatcaattaattgctacataataaatcatttaggtgcataactaattttgattggtgcttttGTTATCTTGgactcttgtataaaatgtgtaaccattaatttcatatccttggtacatcatttaattgcataataaatcaaataattgcataataaatcatttaaatgcacaataattttaacTGCTACATAATAATTCATTTAGGTGcttaactaattattttaattgcataataaatcataataagtcaaataattgtataattaatcatttaaatgcacaataatttaaatttctacataataaatcatttatgtgcataactaattattttaattgcataataaatcataataaatcaaataattgtataaaaaatcatttaaatgcacaataattttaattactacataataaattatttaggtgcataactaattattttagttgcataataaatcaaataattgcaaaataaatcatttaaatgcacaataattcttattactacatgataaatcatttaggtgcataactaatcattttaattgcaaaataaatcataataaatcaaataattgcataataaattatttaaatgtccaataaatcaattcattgcataagaaatctaataatgttcagagaaaatattacaagacataattattcaactaagggaatattaacgatggttcgctttacaatcgtcccttcattatgataatgacgtgcgtacggagcctcctcttcggctaaaagaatacttgtgtcaacctccactacaaacggagtcatatcttcaaccttattgtattcttcttcatctgtgacatcgtcgactcccacaattttcctttttcctgccagaacaatatggcgctttggctcatctctggcacctacaaaacttgatttattcctggacttgttctttctcggtttgctagacatgtcctgcacatagaaaacttgagtgacatttTTAGTTAGgatgaatggttcgtctcgatagccaagctctttcaGGTCTACCGTTGttattccgtactcgtcgatatcaacaccttttcctgtgagtttaacccattgacaacgaaatagaggtattttcaacggcccatagtcgagttcccagatctcttcaatgtaaccaaaatatgagttcatttGGCCAccagagtcggtggcatctatacagacaccactattttgattcgtgctcttgttatcttgggctcttgtataaaatgtgtaaccattaatttcatatccttggtacatcaagattgaatttgtcggacccctggccagccaagctaactgctcatgaatttgatcgttagccatgacttccttctgcaaccaggtggcgaatgtatcgttatgatgttttgtaatccatgtctcagacttcaaagggtatatgcttcgcacaatttgcatgtgctcctccatgtatggagccaccaaggctgattgttgcagaactgtgagatgtgctttgctcaacgtggcatgatctgtggcatttactgattttcttccaagtgtgccctttccaatcagccacccctcatgacgtgatactggaatcccaattgggtagagttcttccacatagtcaacacaaaacttaatgacctcctctgtgacgtaacccttcgcaatgcttccttctggacgagcccgattacgaacgtatttctttaggactgcatagtatcgttcaaaagggaacatattatgaaggaaaacaagaccgagaataccaatctctttgaccaggtgaactagaagatgcgtcataataatAAAGAATGAtagaggaaatatcatttcaagactgactaaactttggacaacatcctcttgtagcctgcttaaactcgatggatcgattgccttctgagaaattgtgttgagaaaggcgcatagctttatgattattgctcgaacattagctggtagaatacctctaagtacaaccggaatcaattgcgtcatcaacacgtgacagtcatgggactttacgtgtgcgaatttcttctgtttcaagttcagtagcctatttatattcgaagagtagcctgatgggaccttgatactgttcaaacagtcaaacatactttgcttctcttccttactaagagtgtagcacgcaggacctagataatgacattcgttatcccttttttctggatgtagggcggcccgttgtttcatacgttgaagatcttgccgcgcttccaatgtatcctttgccttaccgtagacaccaagaaaacctagaaggttcacacaaagattttttgttaggtgcatcacatcaattgcgtggcggacgtctaagacttcccaataaggtaactcccaaaaaatactcttcttcttccacataggtgcacgtccgtcatcactctgcactgatttcCTGCTGGGTCCTTTtctgaatactacttttatatctttgaccatttcaaacaccattttcccacaacggtgcctaggcttggtacgatgatctgtctttccatcgtagtgaacatgcctcctccttaatgggttcttgatcggaagaaatcgacgatgacccatatacacgatcttcctacagtgcttgaggtacatgctgtcggtttcttctaaacaatgggtgcatgccctataactcTTATTgtattgtccagagaggttacttagtgctgaccaatcgttggtggttatgaaaagcaatgcacgaaggttaaaatgatcctctgcatgcgcatcccacatacgaacatcctcatctttccacaacaatagaagatcatcaatcagtggtttcagatacacatctatattgttaccgggttgcttcgggccggggataagcaccggcatcataatgaatttccgcttcatacacaaccagggagaaaggttgtatatacagagtgtcacaggccaggtactatagccactgctctgctcaccgaaaggattcatgtcatccgtacttaagccgaatcttatattcctcgcatcatttgcaaatgttgggaatgttctgtccacttttctccactgcgacccatcagcggggtgcctcaacatattgtcttgcttacgttcttctttgtgccatcgcatcaatttagtattcattttgttcatgaacaaacgtttcagacgtggtattagaggaaaataccacatcaccttggcaggcaccctcttcttgacacgcatcccctcaatgtcgcctggatcatctcgagggatcttataccggcatgtgttgcatacagggcatgaatccaaattttcatactcacctcgctataggatgcagtcattaggacaagcatgtatcttctgtgcctctaatcctaaaggacaaacaactttttttgcctcgtatgttgtctccggcaaggtattaccctcagggagtaagttttttataagtttcagcaaatcctcgaatcccttgtcggacaaaccatttgatgccttccattgcaataattccaatgtggtacccaacttcttttggtcttgtttgcaatcagggtacaacaatgttctgtagtcctccaacatacgcttcagatctctcgattccttttttatttcgcaaccttcctcagcttcgcgcagcatctgatcAAGATCATCTTCTATAATGTATCCTTCaatatcttcttcaggctcacccattgcagtgtcattgaaaaaggaattataattggctgcaaagtaaggaatcctgtcctcttcttctacattattatccagcacaattcctctttcgctatgcttggtccaaacatagtagttcggcatgaaaccactattgaacaaatggctatggatggttcttgatgatgagtaatccttctcattcttatagaatttgcatggacaacgaacgaaaccgccatacttatgtttctcggccgcttctatgaattcatgcacgtcatccatgaactcctttgaacgtcggtcgtccatgtacatccattgccgactcatctggatccacaatacatttatatacatcattgtactgtacaaatagttcattcatactaccaatttataacaatacatttatataattgataatgcatataattataataaatagatactattcacttatcaaataaatggataaaacatataaatacaataatttgatagtattgaaatatcaaataaattgataacacatataactacaataagatgctacaaataaaaataattatcacatgtataaactaaatcaagtaataactgtttctaaaaattaattgctaagttataaagaaaaataactaatcttttttcaaaaaaaagcaaaaattcccctcccctcacctcacttagctgccatgaacagtgagttcacggcagcttgagagggggaggggctggggtatttataggctcgggccaaaTGCACCGGTTAgtttcaatgacccggtgctaaatttTGTTCAATAACACCaggtcaaggcaccaaccggtgccttagatccgagctcctggcagctgccacgtttcatcaccataggaaccggttcctttatttggtaccgggtggtggttcaaacCGGTGTCTATGCTGACGTATTAaaaccggttggaaccaccacccggtgccaattgtCCTCCACTTGGTTGGTCCAAGGCCAAAAAtatcagctgctgttgcagccggtaccgtggcccgttttctagtagtgtcgcGTCAGCTGGCTGCAGGGTCTAGGACAGCAGCGCTGCGCGGCGCGTGTGTGCGTGGTAGCCCTGATCTCCTCGTCTCAGTTCCGTGTGACACGACCGTGGGGGTCGCCCGCGCTGCTGTCAACTAACAGCGCGCGGCTTCTTTCGCTAGCCACCAGCAGCTAGCACCCCTCCTGGGCGCCCCGGCCTCCACGTCTGGTCCGCCTCTCTCCCCTGGCAGGCAGGCGCCTCTCTATAAAAGGACCCGGCCGGAGACCCAGCACGCCCAAGACATCGATCAGATCGATAGAGTAGCTCTTGCCTCGCTCGGTTCCGTGTCACCCCATCTCCTGTAGCTCAAAAGCAAACGAGCAGGTTGCAAGAAAGTAGTTGAGCGAGTCTCTCTGCTTGTCCTGCCATCTAGCTAGCTAGTGTGTGCTAGTAGCTTGTCCGGCCATCTAGCTAGTGTGAGCAGGGAGGTAGCTAGGGATCGATGGGGCTGAGGGAGATCGAGTCCACATTGCCGCCGGGGTTCAGGTTCTACCCCAGCGACGAGGAGCTGGTCTGCCACTACCTCTACAAGAAGGTGACCAACGAGCGCGCCGCGCAGGGGACGCTGGTCGAGGTCGACCTGCACGCGCGCGAGCCGTGGGAGCTTCCAGGTGAGCCACCCGCACCCCGGCCCGGTCATCTCTCTTctcgttttctttttttctttctttctttctttctcccagCAGATCGATCGACCCCCCTGCTGGATGTTTGATCTCTTCAACTCGACATCACACCGTGCGTGTCTCTCTCATGATTGTTAGTTGTCCCAAGAATAATCTAATAAGCTTACTGTTCGTGTTAATCCTTAGTACGTACTAGCTCGGTCGGTACACCGGTTGGGGGATTTAAGAATAGGACGTTGACGTTTCTATGCAAGCTGAGAGAGGTCTAATCATCATCACTAATATTATATTAAGAGCATGATTTAAGAGGGGtcctagcaaaaaaaaaaagagagatgtgTGGCCTTTGTTGGTGATGCCATGTATATAGGTTAGCATGGCTTCCGTTAAAGGTATCTAGCATTATTGGCGCCCTTGGTGGCGGCAACAAGCAACAAGGATAAGGCTGCGTGCTGCGTGCATCACATGGTGTAGAGGCCGGAACATTTTCCATATATCCAAAACACACAACAAGCAAGCAATGAGGTGGTGATGCACCGATGTGTCTTTGATGATTTTCTTTTAACATGTCTTTGTTAAATTCACTGAAACTTGCGTGTTCATTTAGCAACATTTACCGTTACTCAACATTAGTCATGTAGGAGTAGaactaaaaaaaaatcaagctaATAATTAAAGTCCACTTTGTCAAATAGAGAAAATCACGCAAGTATGTATAGTTCGGAGCCGTGTGTTTTCTTCCCTTTTCAAACCGATAGATACTGATTGGACTAGTCACTAGGGGTCACTTGTTGATGTTCTGTCTCGTGTAGTTAATGTCGATCCCccttaattaattaatgttCCGTATGCGTCTGCAAATAATGGTCCTTAATGATCAATAAGTATATATTCCATTCCATATGCGTCCGGTGTAATCTCTTTCAACAATGAGTTCACTGCTGATCCCCACGCAAGCGTGTCTTTGCCTACTCGTCGCCATCTTGATGGCGCCCTTCACTCCGGTCCCACACTTTGCCTAGCCACTCCACGTCAGACATGAGTAACGGTCACGATTCCCTCTTCTTCCAGTTCCTTCAAAGCTTCACcttccggccggcggccggtagCCGATCACTGATCATGCATCCCAAACTACATTCCAGTACGTGATTACGAGCTCTCTCGAAGATGCATTACATACAACTCATCATACGCAATTGTGGTGTGTGATCCCTCATCATCATCAGACGCGGCCAAGCTGACGGCGAGCGAGTGGTACTTCTTCAGCTTCCGGGACCGCAAGTACGCGACGGGGTCGCGCACGAACCGCGCCACCAAGACGGGCTACTGGAAGGCCACCGGCAAGGACCGCGAGGTGCGCCAccccggcccggcggcggcgtcgcgcgccGTCGTCGGCATGAGGAAGACGCTCGTCTTCTACCAGGGCCGCGCCCCCAACGGCGTCAAGTCCTGCTGGGTCATGCACGAGTTCCGCCTCGACTCGCCGCAGACGCCGCCCAAGGTACGTAACCGcccggccccggccggccggccggcggccgtcgTTCTCGCGCGGCAAGTCACCAAATGCTAACACCGGTGGTGGTGGCCACGCGTTCCATCGCAGGAGGACTGGGTGCTCTGCAGGGTGTTCCAGAAACGGAAGGACGGCGAGCAGGACAGCGCCGCCGGCTCGCCCTCGCcgaccttcgccggctcgtcgtcgcaggcggcggcggctatgcCGGACGACCACCGGCCCGTCATGGACGCGTACGTTGACCAGACGGCGGCGGGCTCCTCCGCCggcttcgcgccgccgccgcaggaggacGCCGTCATCGGTGGCTTCGACCCGGTGCTGATGAACGCGGCGGCGATGTGGCAGTACGGCTCGGTCCTCGACTACCACTTCCCGCCGCAGGAGGTGACCAGCTCGCCGATGATGGCCGGGCTAGGCTCCAGGGGTGTGGGGGACGGGTGCGGCGGCTTCTACTACGACACCGGCTTCGAGGACATGGCGAACATTGGGGGCATGGGGTTCGCGCAGGGGTGGATGGGCTAGCAACGCAAGCTGCGCATCAGTCATGGATCGATTGTGCATAGATTGAATTAATTCCATTGGTACCCTCTAGTATTCTGTAGTGTGAGGTTAAGATTGGAAATTCTTAGAGTGCACCTCGCccaaagaaaagggaaagaaaagtaGTGTGCATGTGCATAAGATAGATGTTCTATTTGATTCACATTCGTGCATGACGCCAATTGTATATATGTATCTCTTCAGTGTTATGTATGTAAATAAAATAATAGTCAATTCAAGTATATGCGTGTGTTGTATCTTTGACTCCTCAAGAATAGGTGTTGTGCTTGTAGACAACAAGTCACGTTCTCGATTATAAGTGCCTGTTTGGTATAGATCAATTTATTTGATTCCGATTCTGATTCTTTGAGAGAAATGATTATGTGGACTAAAagtgatttttttattcaataGCATAAACTCTTAACATATGGATGGAGAATCACTTCATAGAATTAGGAGAACCAACTTTTTTCACCAGCCACTATGGGAAACATGACGTTTACCGTGTGCCAacacgtttgccgtgtgcattatTTCGGATACACAGCAAAGAGTCTGTTTCCCGTGTGCACAACATACGGCACACGTCAaagtatttgccgtgtgccatgctggagacacacggcaaaggagcATCTTTGCCATGGGTTGGATcagcggcacacggcaaaggcgtctctctccactctttttcttttcattctTATCCCTTCCTCTACTTCTCATTTTTCTCTCGTTGCTACTCCCTCATCTCATCTCCCCgccgcccttcctccctcccacaccggccttcccctcctcccctcctccctccacgcCATGGCACCGACGCGGCGCGTGGTGCCAGCAGCGGCGGCCAGCGACGATGGCGTGGCGCCCGgagggagcagcggcggcacggcacCGGGATCTACAACAGCGGCGGTGGGATCTACGACGGCAGGGTCCACAGCGACGGGATCCACGACGGGCGCCGCCTCGGCAGGatccacggcgacggcggcggtgcgacGCGACCCCGGCGGCGCAAGGCGGGGCTCCtgacggcggggcggcggcaaccccagcggcggagctcgcccgcgCGACCGGCCGAGGGCCCGCTCtgacgacggcgacgagctggtgccggcaTACGGCAGCGGACTAGTGGGCCgatggattttttttgttttcggaaaatgtttgccgagtgctagttTTAAAACACGGCAAAACTTTTGCCGAGTGCGcgaaaaaaacactcggcaaaggtacCCTTTGCCGACGTTTGTTTGTCGTGTGTTGTTTGCCGTGAGCAACACACAGCAAACACTTTGCCATGTGAaaatcgggcacacggcaaacggcatGTTTCCGGTAGTGAGCTTAGCCTCTTAATTCATTTCACACAATCATTTCACAGAATCAGCAGAAAATCACTtctaaaaaattatttggcAGAGCTCCTTCTGGATTCAATAAAGAATCGGCTCTGGGAGCTctgccaaatgcaccctaagCTCTATGGTCCAGATTCTCAAAGATACATATGAGTATACATGGGTGCATTCCTATCCTAGGGATGACCGTACGTACATATAAGCGTCTATATATTTAGTTTTTAATATTTTTCgtaaaaataatgaaaataaaTGACCGACATTTTATTTTTGGATGCCAAATGACCGCCACTTATAGTTCATTACTTCATGTCTTATGTGAATGAGCCCATGCGTGAAAGGAGTGTCAATTTTAGAGAAAAAGGAGTCCTGCTCAGGGTTTACGTTATCACTGATACATGGTTTATCAGTGCCCTCCGGTATCGATAATCGATTGAAAATCGGTGAAATATCGCTAAAATCGACTGATAAggaagatcaaattcaaatATCAATAATCAATGATTTATCATTGATAATCGATGCAAATCGGTCGATTTATCGAAAATTCGGCTGAGAAATGTATTTAGCAAATGGAAAatagaaatttttatagtatttttatttggtttgttATGTATGGTATTTTATAAGGTAAATTATACATACATACGTAGCTTACGATAGAATTGCATTAGAAATAaacatgtacatatattttggacATAAATTGAATAAACTATAGATACATATTacatatatccatgttatgtatAATTATGCAAACCACACAAATAGACATACACCAAATGAAATTACACATAAATACAAAAAAGTACATAGTCCATACAAACCACACTGTCCATATTAGCATAAATTGACACAAGTTTTATGCAAATTGGTAACAGACTCATATGACCACATCCATAATTCATACAGAAAGACACTTAAAACATCCATTTTTCATAAATgacaatttttttataataattaTGTAAACCAATTAGACATAGTTTTTTTTAGTATAAGCATACATATTATAGTCAACATTGAAGCCTATTGTATCCTAACCGATTTAACAAGTCAACATTGAAGTCTTTCTTCCCACCACTAATATTTAACACTAGTCTACATTGCAAATTATCAGTATAACCATCCATTTGTAGCATAATATACAACAGTATAGTAAATACCCCATGCATATTTGGTCAAGTTGgtgaaaggaaatagaaaatcaACCAAAATTGTTGAATATCAACTGATTTGCATTGATTATCGATGGATTTGCATCAATTATCAGGCTTTAGTATTGGAAACATTTTTTTGTCTAAGCAAACGGTGGTTGTTTTTAATATGTGACATCATTCTAGACTATAGATAGGCTCTagttttttatagaattttttccacactagttataaatttttttgaatttttgaaatttggatCGAAATCCATCGAAAAATCAATTGATAACGTTTATCAGTCAACATCGGTAACGATAAATTTCAccgataatcgcgattatcgaGCGATTTTGTATTTTCTCTTCGCCCAAAATACCTAATGAAATCTTGTGAACGTTTGTCTCAGATTTTACCATAGCTGCAGAATAAACTAGTGCGGTGAAGACTGCTTTGACCCTTTTTGAGATGTCCGAGAGTTCCcaccaattttttttatagaaaagccTTGAATTGCCGGTGAGAAACATTGCTGTCAAGCGAGAATCAATCTGAAAAGCTACTTTCTAGCCCAGCTCTACTCCTCGGCCCAACTTTCCATTTTCATCAATGTGTACGGCCCAACTCCAGGTATGGCCTGGTTTAGCTAGAACCCGGGCGCTTCCAGGCCCGCCCGCTAGAAATTGCTGGCAGGGCCGCATGGTGCGTCAG
This sequence is a window from Panicum virgatum strain AP13 chromosome 7K, P.virgatum_v5, whole genome shotgun sequence. Protein-coding genes within it:
- the LOC120642517 gene encoding protein CUP-SHAPED COTYLEDON 1-like, translating into MGLREIESTLPPGFRFYPSDEELVCHYLYKKVTNERAAQGTLVEVDLHAREPWELPDAAKLTASEWYFFSFRDRKYATGSRTNRATKTGYWKATGKDREVRHPGPAAASRAVVGMRKTLVFYQGRAPNGVKSCWVMHEFRLDSPQTPPKEDWVLCRVFQKRKDGEQDSAAGSPSPTFAGSSSQAAAAMPDDHRPVMDAYVDQTAAGSSAGFAPPPQEDAVIGGFDPVLMNAAAMWQYGSVLDYHFPPQEVTSSPMMAGLGSRGVGDGCGGFYYDTGFEDMANIGGMGFAQGWMG